Genomic window (Shewanella psychropiezotolerans):
TAATTCACAGTTACAGTGATCGATAAGTAACTCAGGTAGACTTTCCGGCTTTTTAGCCACTTCAATCCAGGCATCTGGTGTTTCACATCCTAAAAAATCATGGATCGGGGCTAACAATTGCTGCATGGACTCTGTTCTCGAAGTAAATAAATGTCATCTTTATGGGTGCATTATTCTAGCATCGACTCGGGTAGGCAGAGGGATCAATTTAATCGTTATTTCTTATCCTGAATTATTAATCCAGAAGTTTGAACTCGATCAAACAAACAGGAATACAAACTTAGAAACAAATAATTAACAAATGAGGTAAGTTCAGCTTGACTAAGAGCCTGTTTTGTTCAATAAATAAACTTACACCATGCAATTATTGGAAATATGAGCTAGACATTAGTGAGAGCATTGATTGGCATTGGGTATCGTGAGCCGTAAGGTCTTTGGGAATTAGACCAATAGGCATGTAGGCTCGTCTGAAGTTTGGCGAGCAAAAGTTAAAGCTAAACAAGGATAATTATAATGATATTGAATCACTTAATGGGACTCTACACACATCCAAAAGAAGAATGGCACACAATTGAGCAGAATCATGAAGCACTCAAGAGCAGTCTGAGCCACATATTGCTCATTGCACTCATTCCAGTGATCTGTACCTTCATCGCAGCTACTGAACTGGGATGGGACTTAGGTGTTGGCGATCGACTCTTTCTAACACAAGAAAGTGCACTATTGATGTCCGGAGGCATGTATTTTGGACTCATTGCCGGTGTGTTTGCACTCGCTTATCTGGCTTTTTGGATGGCAAAGACGTTCGATGCAGATCCTAGCTATACTCAAGCACTGGAACTCGCATCTTACACGGCAACCCCATTATTTATGGTGGGGCTCGCCGCATTGTATCCCGCTATTTGGTTTGTGATGGTCGTCGGCTTCTTCGGACTCGCCTACTCAGTTTATCTGCTCTATACCGGTGTCCCTATTATCATGAATATTCCTGAAGAAAAAGGCTTCATCTATGCCAGCTCAGTGGTCACTGCTGGCCTGGTACTGCTGGTCGCCTTGATGGCATCGAGCGTTATCCTCTGGAGTATGGGTTTTGGCCCTATGTATCAATAGAATCTAGGAATCTAGGAATCTAGGAATCTAGGAATCTAGGAATCTAGGAATCTAGGAATCTAGGAATCTAGGAATCTAGGAATCTAGGACAACAAAAAAGGCTTTAGGGTTTCCCCTAAAGCCTTTTTAATACATCAATTTTTATATCAACTAACTACTGTGAAGAATCTCGCAGCGCTACCGTCAGGTTGAAGACTAAGCTGTCTGGCGTTGAATCTTTGCTATCTGCACAGAAATATCCTTCACGCTCAAACTGATAGGCTTTTTCCGCTGCAGCATTCACAAGACCCGCTTCGACTAGACCTTGCTTCACCACAAGAGAATCAGGATTTAATACATCCTCTACTGTTTCAGCCCCTGCAGGGTTAGCATCGATAAATAATCGATTGTAGAGACGGAACTCGGCAGGCTTAGCACTGCTCGCTTCAACCCAGTGAATAACACCTTTCACTTTACGGCCATCAGATGGGTTTACACCTAATGTCTCATCATCATAGGTACAGTAGATAGTGGTGATGTTACCTTCTGCATCCTTGTCACAGCGCTCAGCTTTAATGACATATGCGTTACGAAGGCGCACTTCTTTACCTTGTACAAGACGCTTATACTTCTTATTGGCTTCTTCACGAAAATCATCGGCATCGATAAACAGCTCGCGGCCAAATGTTATCTCACGCTTACCAAACTCATCTTTACTCGGATGAATGGGTGCATGAAGAGTCTCAACTTGCCCTTGCGGATAGTTTTCGATAATCACCTTAACCGGATTGATCACCGCCATGGCGCGGGGAGCATTATCGTTTAACTCTTCACGAATACAGGCATCTAACATGGCCACTTCAACCATATTATCTTGCTTAGTCACGCCAATGCGCAGACAAAACTCACGAATAGAGGCGGCGGTATAACCACGACGGCGAAGTCCTGCGAGAGTAGGCATGCGGGGGTCGTCCCAGCCATGTACCAGCTCACGGGTAACCAAGTCATTTAGCTTACGCTTAGACATCAAGGTGTATTCAAGATTAAGTCTGGAGAACTCATATTGACGAGTTCTGTTAGGCGCCTGAAAATCATCTAAATGATCCAGTACCCAGTCGTACAGACGACGGTTGTCTTGAAACTCTAATGTACATAAAGAGTGACTGATGTTCTCGATGGCATCCGAGATACAGTGGGTAAAATCGTACATAGGGTAGATGCACCACTTATCACCCGTTTGATGGTGATGAGCGAAACGAATGCGGTAGATGATAGGGTCGCGCATACACATGAAAGACGATGCCATATCTATCTTAGCTCTGAGTGAACATTCACCCTCTTTGAACTCACCCCTACGCATCTTCTCAAACAACTCAAGGTTCTCAGCCGCTGAAGACTCACGATAAGGACTGTTCTTACCCGGTGCTTTCAATGTACCGCGATACTCACGAGTCTCTTCACTGTTTAGGAAGCAGACATAAGCTAAGCCCTTAGTGATCAGCTCAACAGCATAGCCGTGTAGCTGATCGAAGTAATTAGACGAGTAGCGAATATCTCCAGACCACTCGAAACCCAACCACTTCACATCGTCCTGAATCGAATGAACATAATCGATATCTTCTTTTTCAGGATTGGTATCATCAAAACGTAAGTTACATTGGCCCTTGTAATCCTTTGCTATACCGAAGTTTAAGCAGATAGATTTAGCATGACCAATATGAAGAAAGCCATTAGGCTCAGGTGGAAAACGTGTATGCA
Coding sequences:
- a CDS encoding Yip1 family protein; the encoded protein is MILNHLMGLYTHPKEEWHTIEQNHEALKSSLSHILLIALIPVICTFIAATELGWDLGVGDRLFLTQESALLMSGGMYFGLIAGVFALAYLAFWMAKTFDADPSYTQALELASYTATPLFMVGLAALYPAIWFVMVVGFFGLAYSVYLLYTGVPIIMNIPEEKGFIYASSVVTAGLVLLVALMASSVILWSMGFGPMYQ
- the glnS gene encoding glutamine--tRNA ligase; the protein is MSHVDSEVRPSNFIRNIIDEDLESGKHTSVHTRFPPEPNGFLHIGHAKSICLNFGIAKDYKGQCNLRFDDTNPEKEDIDYVHSIQDDVKWLGFEWSGDIRYSSNYFDQLHGYAVELITKGLAYVCFLNSEETREYRGTLKAPGKNSPYRESSAAENLELFEKMRRGEFKEGECSLRAKIDMASSFMCMRDPIIYRIRFAHHHQTGDKWCIYPMYDFTHCISDAIENISHSLCTLEFQDNRRLYDWVLDHLDDFQAPNRTRQYEFSRLNLEYTLMSKRKLNDLVTRELVHGWDDPRMPTLAGLRRRGYTAASIREFCLRIGVTKQDNMVEVAMLDACIREELNDNAPRAMAVINPVKVIIENYPQGQVETLHAPIHPSKDEFGKREITFGRELFIDADDFREEANKKYKRLVQGKEVRLRNAYVIKAERCDKDAEGNITTIYCTYDDETLGVNPSDGRKVKGVIHWVEASSAKPAEFRLYNRLFIDANPAGAETVEDVLNPDSLVVKQGLVEAGLVNAAAEKAYQFEREGYFCADSKDSTPDSLVFNLTVALRDSSQ